A stretch of Parvimonas micra DNA encodes these proteins:
- a CDS encoding cation diffusion facilitator family transporter — translation MLEKKILNISKIENTDKYDRKKVGYLSGMIGTFLNVTLGVSKFVIGILANSVSITADAVNNFSDAIYSFATVLGFKFSSAPPDKDHPYGHGRVEYITTLIISMMVMIVGVQFAKTSIERIINPEKIIMGKIGIAFLVISIFVKLWMSLFNRKLSKAIDSSILKATSIDCLSDVFTTSVVLIAMIFANYTTFPVDGVVGLIVSAFILFSGFSLAKETISQLIGEAPSVELIKSVLTDIEKHKEILGIHNYTFHRYGHLKTIATVDVEVDSEMSLIKAHNLMSLIEKEIYEKYEIVLVIHVEPVGGNFTEREIELKEITENWKNQFSYIKSMHDFAIYKQGDKYFVGLQLALDGNKLDKNFDENSLKSELEELIKNYDEELKTSITILYEYF, via the coding sequence ATGTTAGAGAAAAAAATATTGAATATTTCAAAAATAGAAAATACAGATAAATATGATAGAAAAAAAGTCGGATATCTTTCAGGAATGATAGGAACATTTTTAAACGTTACTTTGGGAGTATCAAAATTTGTAATTGGAATTTTAGCAAATTCAGTTTCAATAACGGCTGATGCAGTAAATAATTTCTCAGATGCAATTTATTCCTTTGCAACAGTTTTAGGCTTCAAATTTTCTTCTGCACCTCCGGATAAGGATCATCCTTATGGACATGGAAGAGTTGAATATATAACTACCTTAATAATCTCAATGATGGTTATGATTGTAGGAGTTCAGTTTGCAAAGACATCTATCGAAAGAATTATAAATCCTGAAAAAATTATAATGGGTAAAATAGGAATTGCTTTTTTAGTAATTTCTATTTTTGTAAAACTTTGGATGAGTTTATTCAATAGAAAACTATCTAAAGCAATAGATTCAAGTATTCTGAAGGCTACATCAATTGACTGTTTGAGTGATGTTTTTACAACTTCAGTTGTTTTAATTGCAATGATTTTTGCTAACTATACTACTTTTCCGGTTGATGGAGTTGTAGGCCTAATAGTTTCTGCATTTATTCTATTCTCCGGTTTCTCTTTGGCAAAGGAAACAATTAGCCAACTTATTGGAGAGGCACCAAGTGTAGAATTGATAAAGTCAGTTTTGACAGATATTGAAAAGCACAAAGAAATTTTGGGAATACACAATTACACTTTTCATAGATATGGACATCTTAAAACAATTGCAACTGTTGATGTTGAAGTTGATTCGGAAATGAGTTTAATCAAAGCTCATAATCTTATGAGTTTGATTGAAAAAGAAATTTATGAAAAATATGAAATTGTATTGGTAATACATGTTGAACCGGTAGGGGGAAACTTTACTGAAAGAGAAATTGAATTAAAAGAAATTACTGAAAATTGGAAAAATCAGTTTAGTTATATAAAATCAATGCATGACTTTGCAATTTACAAACAGGGAGATAAGTACTTTGTAGGATTGCAATTAGCATTAGACGGAAACAAATTGGATAAAAATTTTGACGAAAATAGTTTAAAATCAGAGCTTGAAGAACTGATAAAAAATTATGATGAAGAATTAAAAACTTCAATAACAATTTTATATGAATACTTTTAA
- the nrdG gene encoding anaerobic ribonucleoside-triphosphate reductase activating protein: MRYGQIRSYDVANGVGIRTSIFVTGCTHNCKDCFNKKYMDFNFGELWTKETTNLVIDYLRDKNVAGLTLLGGEPMQNAKELLEIVRDIKKSVNKNIWIYSGYTFEEILEDDDRFELLKECDVLVDGRFDYRLKDLTLKFRGSSNQRIIDIKKTIETGNIVLFME; encoded by the coding sequence ATGAGATATGGTCAGATAAGATCTTATGATGTTGCAAATGGAGTTGGTATCAGAACTAGTATTTTCGTAACTGGCTGTACACATAATTGTAAAGATTGTTTTAATAAAAAATATATGGATTTCAATTTTGGAGAGCTTTGGACTAAAGAAACTACCAATTTAGTCATAGACTATTTGCGTGATAAAAATGTAGCGGGTCTTACCTTGCTTGGTGGAGAACCAATGCAAAACGCAAAAGAACTCCTTGAAATTGTAAGGGATATAAAAAAAAGTGTAAATAAAAATATTTGGATTTATTCGGGATATACCTTTGAGGAAATTCTTGAAGATGATGACAGATTTGAGCTTTTAAAAGAATGTGATGTTTTAGTTGATGGAAGATTTGATTATAGATTAAAAGACTTAACTTTGAAATTTCGAGGTTCTTCAAACCAAAGAATTATAGACATAAAAAAGACAATTGAAACCGGAAATATTGTATTGTTTATGGAGTAA
- the nrdD gene encoding anaerobic ribonucleoside-triphosphate reductase — MIKVIKRNGQEVDFDANKIAIAINKAMHSSTGVYEEGLAEKIASEIETFATTIGKKMSIYDIEDHVYYSLIKYGNPATARAYENYKAVQTFKRLKNTTDESILGLLDKTNLDVINENSNKNAILASTQRDLIAGEVSKDIARRMLIPVDIVQAHDEGAIHLHDMDYLIQPMFNCCLVNIGDMLDNGTVINGKMVETPKSFQVACTVMTQIIAQVASGQFGGQSLNVAHLGKYLRRSYEKHLKLAKEILTDEKDIENIARAMTKKELEAGIQTIQYQINTLMTTNGQSPFVTLFMYVEDGFEYEDEVAQIVEEIIKQRLEGIKNEKGVYITPAFPKLIYVLDENNVREDSKYYYLTKLAAKCTAKRMYPDYISAKKLREHYEGNVFGPMGCRSFLAPYKDENGNYKFEGRFNQGVVSLNLPQIGILNTGNEEGFFEMLDKRLEIVKKALLFRNSLLQNVKSDNSPIHWQYGAIARLKKGESIKKYLENGYSTLSVGYIGLYEATMCVKGVSHTTEEGKEFALKVMRKIKEAADSWSEETGMTFSLYGTPAESLTHRFCSIDRKKYGEIKDITDKGYYTNSYHVDVRENISVFDKFRFEEDFQKLSTGGCISYAEIPNMNHNVEAVEQMIRFIYDNIQYAEFNTKSDYCHVCGFDGEIIINEYNEWECPQCHNKDKQKMNVTRRTCGYLGENFWNEGRTKEIKARVLHI; from the coding sequence ATGATTAAAGTTATAAAAAGAAATGGTCAAGAAGTAGATTTTGATGCTAATAAAATTGCAATAGCGATAAATAAAGCTATGCATAGTAGTACAGGAGTATACGAAGAAGGATTGGCAGAAAAGATTGCATCAGAGATAGAAACTTTTGCAACAACAATCGGAAAGAAGATGAGTATATATGATATAGAAGATCATGTTTACTACAGCTTAATTAAATATGGAAATCCTGCAACCGCCAGAGCTTATGAAAACTATAAGGCTGTGCAAACTTTTAAAAGACTTAAAAATACTACTGACGAAAGTATTTTAGGTCTTCTGGATAAGACAAATTTGGATGTTATAAATGAAAATTCAAATAAAAATGCTATTCTTGCATCAACTCAAAGAGATTTGATTGCCGGAGAAGTTTCAAAGGATATAGCAAGAAGAATGTTAATTCCTGTGGATATTGTTCAGGCTCATGACGAAGGAGCTATACATCTTCACGATATGGACTATTTAATTCAACCTATGTTTAATTGCTGTCTAGTTAATATTGGAGATATGCTTGATAATGGAACAGTAATTAATGGTAAAATGGTTGAAACTCCAAAGTCTTTCCAAGTTGCTTGTACAGTTATGACTCAAATAATTGCACAAGTAGCATCAGGTCAATTTGGTGGTCAAAGCTTAAATGTTGCTCATCTAGGAAAGTATCTAAGAAGGAGCTATGAAAAACATTTAAAACTTGCAAAAGAAATTTTAACTGATGAAAAAGACATTGAAAATATTGCAAGAGCAATGACTAAGAAAGAATTGGAAGCAGGTATTCAAACTATTCAATACCAAATAAATACTTTGATGACTACAAATGGACAAAGTCCTTTTGTTACTCTTTTTATGTATGTTGAAGATGGTTTTGAATATGAAGATGAAGTTGCGCAAATTGTTGAGGAAATAATAAAACAAAGATTAGAAGGAATTAAAAACGAAAAAGGTGTTTATATCACACCTGCTTTCCCTAAATTGATTTATGTTTTAGATGAAAACAATGTAAGAGAAGATAGTAAGTACTATTATTTAACAAAACTTGCTGCAAAATGTACTGCAAAGAGAATGTATCCTGATTATATCTCTGCTAAAAAACTTAGAGAACATTATGAAGGAAATGTATTCGGACCTATGGGTTGTAGATCGTTCTTAGCGCCTTATAAAGATGAAAATGGAAACTATAAATTTGAAGGTAGATTTAATCAAGGTGTAGTAAGTTTGAATTTACCACAAATAGGAATTTTAAATACGGGAAATGAAGAAGGTTTCTTTGAAATGTTGGATAAAAGACTTGAAATTGTAAAAAAAGCACTTTTATTCAGAAATTCACTTCTTCAAAATGTAAAGAGCGATAATTCTCCTATTCATTGGCAATATGGAGCAATTGCTAGACTTAAAAAAGGTGAAAGTATTAAAAAATACCTTGAAAACGGATATTCAACTCTTTCTGTAGGATATATTGGATTATATGAAGCTACTATGTGTGTAAAAGGCGTTAGTCATACAACTGAAGAAGGAAAAGAATTTGCTCTTAAAGTTATGAGAAAAATAAAAGAAGCGGCTGACAGTTGGAGTGAAGAAACAGGAATGACATTTTCATTATATGGAACTCCTGCTGAAAGTTTAACTCACAGATTCTGTTCTATAGATAGAAAGAAATATGGAGAAATAAAGGATATAACAGATAAGGGATATTATACAAATAGTTATCATGTTGATGTTAGGGAAAATATTTCAGTTTTTGATAAATTCAGATTTGAAGAAGATTTCCAAAAATTGTCAACAGGAGGTTGTATTTCCTATGCGGAAATTCCTAATATGAACCATAATGTTGAAGCTGTTGAACAAATGATTAGGTTTATCTATGATAATATTCAATATGCTGAATTTAATACAAAATCAGATTATTGCCATGTTTGCGGATTTGATGGAGAAATAATCATAAACGAATATAATGAATGGGAATGTCCTCAATGTCATAATAAAGATAAGCAAAAAATGAATGTAACTAGAAGAACTTGTGGTTATCTTGGAGAAAACTTCTGGAATGAAGGAAGAACAAAAGAAATAAAGGCAAGAGTTCTTCATATATAG
- a CDS encoding YbaN family protein, translating into MKIKFVKYTWIIIGLIFFAIGTIGAFLPILPTFPFYIVTLFCFARSSEKLHTWFVGTKLYKNNIEKIANRKGLPLRQKVKIIIFFTLTMGIGFYFMKNTKIGRIILGIVWVFHVIYFVFGIKTIKSNENEIEYIEADMN; encoded by the coding sequence ATGAAAATTAAATTTGTAAAATATACTTGGATTATAATAGGACTGATATTTTTTGCAATAGGAACTATTGGTGCTTTCTTACCAATATTGCCTACGTTTCCATTTTATATTGTAACATTATTTTGTTTTGCAAGAAGTTCTGAGAAATTGCATACTTGGTTTGTTGGAACCAAACTATACAAAAATAATATAGAAAAAATTGCAAATAGAAAAGGACTTCCACTAAGACAGAAAGTAAAGATTATAATATTTTTCACCTTGACAATGGGAATTGGATTTTATTTTATGAAAAATACAAAAATTGGACGAATTATATTAGGAATAGTTTGGGTTTTCCATGTCATATATTTTGTTTTTGGGATTAAGACAATAAAAAGTAATGAAAATGAAATAGAATATATAGAAGCTGATATGAATTAA
- a CDS encoding ABC transporter ATP-binding protein, with the protein MKDSLRLVARLINFMKKLLPVILLAVFFAVFGFLITVYIPAKIISLGFDAVNGEKLKIISLIILVVLAISRGLFRYGEHYFGHYVAFKVLADFRREIFSKLRRLAPSKLDSQDSGALLKLIGEDVEALEVFFAHTLAPITTGTIVSIILIIYYLQYNILLALIAVIVYFTLAVIIPNIFSNKLKPHLEVQQKYRKSYTSYFLESLRGMKDLLQLGVEKERFKNLSKESRIVNKKERNVAKLNFLQFSYSFLTIGFGVLAFAFVDFILVNKNVISVKGAVITLVVFSSSFAPFLELSRLPLGLGRALQAAKQTFSLLDENEPLGNDGSKEIEKINEIKFENVDFSYPKRDKMIFENLNLLFEDEKIVGLVGESGSGKSTLMKMVMKWYMAKSGKIFLNEEDILKIDSRKLQEKIAYIPQFPQIFSQTIRENLVLGNDKITDEEILEIAEKCRLKDVILSTENGLDTKINSEKIIFSSGEMQRLELMRALLKRADVYIFDEPTSNLDTLNESIILNLIKENCKGMVFLISHRMSTVSFSDIVYRVENGKCFKI; encoded by the coding sequence ATGAAAGATAGTTTAAGATTAGTAGCTAGACTTATAAATTTTATGAAAAAATTACTCCCGGTAATTTTGTTAGCTGTATTTTTTGCAGTTTTTGGATTTTTAATTACTGTATATATTCCTGCAAAAATTATTTCATTAGGATTTGATGCGGTTAATGGGGAAAAGTTAAAAATAATATCTTTAATAATTTTAGTTGTTCTTGCAATTTCAAGAGGGCTTTTCAGATATGGAGAACATTATTTCGGACATTACGTTGCGTTTAAAGTTTTGGCAGATTTTAGAAGAGAAATTTTTTCAAAACTTAGACGACTTGCTCCATCAAAACTTGATTCTCAAGATAGTGGAGCTTTGTTGAAACTAATAGGCGAAGATGTTGAAGCTTTAGAAGTTTTCTTTGCTCATACTTTAGCACCTATTACAACAGGGACTATTGTTTCAATAATTTTAATTATTTATTATTTACAATATAATATACTTTTAGCTTTAATTGCAGTTATAGTGTATTTTACACTTGCTGTTATTATACCTAATATATTTTCAAACAAATTAAAACCACATCTTGAAGTTCAACAAAAATATAGAAAATCATATACTTCATATTTTTTGGAAAGTTTAAGAGGTATGAAAGATTTACTTCAACTTGGAGTTGAAAAAGAAAGATTTAAAAACTTATCAAAAGAAAGTCGAATTGTAAATAAAAAAGAAAGAAATGTTGCAAAATTAAATTTCTTACAATTTTCATACAGTTTTTTAACAATAGGTTTCGGAGTTTTAGCCTTTGCTTTTGTAGATTTTATACTTGTAAATAAAAATGTAATTAGTGTAAAAGGTGCAGTAATTACATTGGTAGTTTTTAGTTCATCATTTGCTCCATTTTTAGAACTTAGCAGACTTCCTTTAGGACTTGGACGTGCATTACAAGCAGCAAAACAAACTTTTAGTTTATTAGATGAAAATGAACCACTTGGAAATGACGGAAGTAAAGAAATTGAAAAAATAAATGAAATAAAATTTGAAAATGTTGATTTCTCTTATCCTAAGAGAGATAAGATGATTTTTGAAAATTTGAATTTGCTTTTTGAAGATGAAAAAATTGTAGGTCTTGTCGGCGAGAGTGGATCAGGGAAAAGTACATTGATGAAAATGGTTATGAAATGGTATATGGCAAAATCAGGAAAAATATTTCTAAATGAGGAAGATATTTTAAAAATAGATAGTAGAAAACTACAAGAAAAAATTGCTTATATTCCTCAATTTCCACAAATTTTTTCTCAAACAATCAGAGAAAATTTAGTTTTAGGAAATGATAAGATTACTGATGAAGAAATTTTAGAAATTGCTGAAAAATGTAGATTAAAGGATGTAATTTTATCAACTGAAAATGGACTTGATACTAAAATAAATTCTGAAAAAATTATTTTTTCAAGTGGAGAAATGCAAAGACTTGAACTTATGAGAGCATTATTAAAGAGGGCTGATGTTTATATTTTTGATGAGCCTACAAGCAATTTAGATACTTTAAATGAATCAATAATTTTGAATTTGATTAAAGAAAATTGTAAGGGAATGGTATTTTTGATCTCTCACAGAATGAGTACTGTATCATTTTCAGATATTGTGTATAGAGTAGAAAATGGTAAATGCTTTAAAATATAG
- a CDS encoding ABC transporter ATP-binding protein/permease, whose amino-acid sequence MDSDFSTKIQKQKISRERRKELKNRLKKELGDRMRFVYIASFLSWIQFLMRIISFGFIAKGFSNLYNKIDFNLFAYVVITIGLNIFGFWISIFAKRYQGVASQYARNNLKVKFFDAFSKGNEEVFKGYSTADVLTVASQGIDSLDTFYSNYLTTTLRTYFNCATILLIAAFIYPLGGLVFLVSIPFIPVSIVLIQKRSAKIMQHYWSTYMDVSNLFMDDLKGLNTLYSYSADAIYEKKFNESAENFRLSTMELLKFQLQSVGYMDGVMYLGIAISGFLAVLSVSKGNMSIFNFIFFVLIATEFFTPIRELGYCMHLLMMNTKMADRIFTFLDSVKDENKTEVSNINLESIDNIEFKNLSFSYDDRKVLNNINLSITKGNLFAIAGESGLGKSTFAKILFKNLENYSGEILIDGKSLRDFSKSDINALGFYVSPDSYVFNESIMDNLKKATKLSEHEILEWIEEKNILKFVKTLPDGFNTIIGENGRLISPGQRQQIICVRSLLADRKIYIFDEMTSSVDTENEIAILDLIKMISKNSIVMFISHKMKQVNKADFVLFMRKEKSWDFGKPEDLYNSNYEYKMLLDKQNEMEEILNER is encoded by the coding sequence ATGGATAGTGATTTCAGTACAAAAATTCAAAAACAAAAAATAAGTCGCGAAAGACGAAAAGAATTAAAAAATAGATTAAAAAAAGAGTTAGGAGATAGAATGAGATTTGTCTATATAGCTTCTTTTTTGTCTTGGATTCAGTTCTTGATGAGAATTATTTCTTTTGGATTTATAGCAAAGGGATTTTCTAATTTATATAATAAAATAGATTTTAATCTTTTTGCTTATGTTGTAATTACAATCGGATTAAATATATTTGGTTTTTGGATTTCTATTTTTGCTAAGAGATATCAAGGTGTTGCATCTCAGTATGCAAGAAATAATTTAAAAGTTAAATTTTTTGATGCCTTTTCCAAAGGTAATGAGGAAGTTTTTAAAGGCTATTCAACAGCAGATGTACTTACAGTTGCATCTCAAGGGATTGACAGTTTAGATACTTTTTACAGTAATTATTTGACAACAACTTTAAGAACATATTTTAATTGTGCAACAATTTTATTGATTGCAGCTTTTATCTATCCTTTGGGTGGTTTGGTCTTTTTAGTTAGTATTCCTTTTATTCCTGTTTCAATAGTGTTAATACAAAAGCGTTCAGCAAAAATTATGCAACATTATTGGTCAACTTATATGGATGTAAGTAATTTGTTTATGGATGATTTAAAGGGATTGAATACTCTTTATTCTTATAGTGCAGATGCTATTTATGAGAAGAAATTTAATGAATCTGCTGAAAACTTTAGACTTTCCACTATGGAACTTTTGAAATTTCAACTTCAATCAGTAGGATATATGGACGGAGTTATGTATCTTGGAATTGCAATTTCAGGATTTTTAGCGGTTCTTTCAGTTTCAAAAGGCAATATGTCAATTTTTAATTTTATATTCTTTGTTTTGATTGCAACTGAATTTTTTACTCCAATTAGAGAATTGGGATATTGTATGCATTTACTTATGATGAATACTAAAATGGCAGATAGGATTTTTACTTTTTTAGATAGTGTAAAGGATGAAAATAAAACAGAAGTTTCAAATATCAATTTAGAAAGTATAGATAATATTGAATTTAAAAATTTATCTTTTTCGTATGACGATAGAAAGGTTTTAAATAATATTAATTTAAGTATCACTAAAGGTAATTTGTTTGCAATAGCAGGAGAAAGCGGACTTGGAAAGAGCACATTTGCAAAAATTTTGTTTAAAAATCTTGAGAATTATTCCGGTGAGATTTTGATAGACGGAAAATCTTTAAGAGATTTTTCAAAGTCAGATATAAATGCATTAGGTTTTTATGTATCTCCAGATTCTTATGTCTTTAATGAAAGCATTATGGATAATTTGAAAAAAGCTACAAAATTATCTGAACACGAAATTTTAGAATGGATTGAGGAGAAAAATATTTTAAAATTTGTAAAGACTTTGCCTGACGGTTTTAATACAATTATCGGAGAAAATGGAAGATTGATTTCTCCGGGGCAAAGGCAACAGATAATTTGTGTTAGAAGTTTGCTAGCAGATAGGAAAATTTACATTTTTGATGAAATGACATCAAGTGTTGATACCGAAAACGAAATAGCAATTTTGGATTTAATCAAAATGATTTCTAAAAATTCTATTGTTATGTTTATTTCTCATAAGATGAAGCAAGTTAATAAAGCAGATTTTGTTTTATTTATGAGGAAAGAAAAAAGTTGGGATTTTGGAAAACCGGAAGATTTATATAATTCAAATTATGAATATAAGATGTTATTGGATAAACAAAATGAAATGGAGGAAATTTTAAATGAAAGATAG
- a CDS encoding proline--tRNA ligase — translation MKMKRYYMPTLREDPQEAEIISHKLLLRAGMIRKSAAGIYSYLPLGYRAIRKVENIVREEMDRMGGYEILMSALQPKEIWEESGRWQTFGPEMFKVKDRNEREFCLGPTAEEYFTTLISGEIKSYKQLPLNIYQIQTKYRDEKRPRFGINRAREFSMKDAYTFDVSPEMMMESYKEMWKAYEKVFNRLGLNYKIVAGDAGAMGGNSSHEFIALSDVGEGVICYCDESGYAATDEKAEVIYKVDESGDEEELELVYTPNCKTIEDVANFLKQDASKCIKAIDLIVAGEPIIVFVPGDRELNMTKLCAYLGVPEHEIEMMDEETILKIGSSAGYTGPVNLKARKILDKRVTLMKNTVVGGNKENHHYINCNFGRDFDGEIAEDLLMVQEGDVCPISGHPLKFARGIEVGNIFQLGTKYSKALNATFLDENGVSQYFWMGSHGIGITRSITAIIEQNNDEKGIIWPIQVAPYHAIVTVVNINDEEQMKLGEKIHDELEAQGVEVMLDDRKERIGVKFNDRDLIGIPLRITVGKKANENIIEFSTRKEMENVEMSSEDVINRVVEEVRKIK, via the coding sequence ATGAAAATGAAAAGATACTATATGCCAACACTTAGGGAAGATCCACAAGAGGCAGAAATTATAAGTCATAAATTGCTTTTAAGAGCAGGAATGATTAGAAAGAGTGCTGCAGGAATTTACTCCTATCTTCCTCTTGGTTACAGAGCAATTAGAAAAGTAGAAAATATTGTAAGAGAAGAAATGGACAGAATGGGTGGATATGAAATTTTAATGTCTGCACTTCAACCAAAAGAAATATGGGAAGAATCTGGAAGATGGCAAACTTTTGGACCAGAAATGTTTAAAGTTAAGGATAGAAATGAAAGAGAATTCTGTCTTGGACCTACTGCTGAAGAATATTTTACAACTTTGATAAGTGGAGAAATTAAAAGCTATAAACAATTACCTTTAAATATTTATCAAATTCAAACAAAATATCGAGATGAAAAAAGACCACGTTTTGGTATAAACAGAGCCAGAGAATTTTCAATGAAAGATGCTTATACTTTTGATGTAAGCCCTGAAATGATGATGGAATCTTATAAAGAAATGTGGAAAGCATATGAAAAAGTATTTAATAGATTAGGACTTAATTATAAAATTGTTGCCGGAGATGCAGGAGCAATGGGAGGTAACAGCTCACATGAATTTATTGCTCTTTCTGATGTTGGAGAAGGAGTTATTTGCTATTGTGATGAAAGTGGATATGCTGCTACAGACGAAAAAGCAGAAGTCATTTACAAAGTTGACGAAAGTGGAGATGAAGAGGAACTTGAATTGGTTTATACTCCAAATTGCAAGACAATAGAAGATGTTGCAAACTTTTTAAAACAAGATGCATCAAAATGTATTAAGGCGATAGATTTAATTGTAGCAGGAGAACCTATTATAGTATTTGTTCCAGGAGATAGAGAGCTTAATATGACAAAACTTTGTGCTTATCTTGGTGTTCCAGAACATGAAATTGAAATGATGGATGAAGAAACAATTTTAAAAATTGGATCATCAGCTGGATACACAGGACCAGTAAACTTGAAAGCAAGAAAGATTTTAGATAAGAGAGTTACTCTTATGAAAAATACTGTAGTTGGTGGGAATAAGGAAAATCATCACTATATAAATTGTAATTTTGGAAGAGATTTTGATGGAGAAATTGCAGAAGATTTACTTATGGTTCAAGAGGGAGATGTTTGTCCTATAAGTGGACATCCTTTGAAATTTGCAAGAGGGATAGAAGTTGGAAATATCTTCCAACTTGGAACAAAATATTCTAAGGCTTTAAATGCGACTTTCTTGGACGAAAATGGAGTTAGTCAATATTTCTGGATGGGAAGTCATGGAATAGGAATTACAAGAAGCATTACTGCGATTATTGAACAAAATAATGATGAAAAAGGAATTATTTGGCCAATCCAAGTTGCACCATATCATGCAATAGTTACAGTTGTAAATATTAATGATGAAGAACAAATGAAGCTTGGTGAAAAAATCCATGATGAATTGGAAGCTCAAGGTGTTGAAGTAATGCTTGATGATAGAAAGGAAAGAATAGGCGTCAAATTTAATGATAGAGATTTAATTGGTATTCCTTTAAGAATAACTGTTGGTAAAAAAGCTAACGAAAATATAATTGAATTTTCAACTAGAAAAGAGATGGAAAATGTTGAAATGTCTTCTGAAGATGTAATTAATAGAGTTGTAGAAGAAGTTAGAAAAATAAAATAA
- a CDS encoding DNA starvation/stationary phase protection protein, whose amino-acid sequence MKDFKSLNVYLSNIAVMTTKLHNLHWNVEGRNFYQTHIFTEGLYDKFFEWYDEVAEAIKMRGGFPFASLKEYVANATVKELESKKVTVDEVNEIVMNDLAALKEEATKIREEADNDGDFIIVSMLEDQIGELEKNVWFLRASKPCCNK is encoded by the coding sequence ATGAAAGATTTTAAAAGTTTAAATGTTTATTTATCAAACATCGCAGTTATGACAACTAAATTGCATAATTTGCATTGGAATGTAGAAGGAAGAAATTTCTATCAAACACATATTTTCACAGAAGGGTTATATGATAAATTCTTCGAATGGTATGATGAAGTTGCTGAAGCAATTAAAATGAGAGGTGGATTCCCATTTGCATCATTAAAAGAATATGTTGCTAATGCTACTGTTAAAGAATTAGAATCTAAGAAAGTAACAGTTGATGAAGTTAACGAAATAGTTATGAATGATTTAGCTGCTCTTAAAGAAGAAGCTACTAAAATTAGAGAAGAAGCTGATAATGATGGAGATTTCATAATTGTTTCAATGTTAGAAGATCAAATTGGAGAGCTAGAAAAGAATGTTTGGTTCTTAAGAGCTTCTAAACCATGTTGCAATAAATAA
- a CDS encoding aspartate/glutamate racemase family protein, translated as MYKLGVIGGMGPLATVKFYDKVVLNTEAHNDNEHIDLIVLNHSTMPDRTRCIIENKDTEFLNEIKKDLEILNKIGVDVVAIPCNTSHYFYDEFKNFANLKIINMIEETILEIKRRGIKKVAVFGTLGTLNSKVYNKYAEENGIEVKELSIEDKKTVMDIIYKIKETNNLENKEFVEILNKYCDNETIGIIACTELSLLDICKNINTIDALDVLVNKSIEYSGAKIKK; from the coding sequence GTGTACAAATTAGGAGTTATCGGAGGTATGGGACCTTTAGCAACTGTTAAGTTCTACGATAAAGTCGTTTTAAATACTGAGGCGCATAATGACAATGAACATATTGATTTAATAGTGTTAAATCATTCAACAATGCCTGATAGAACAAGATGTATTATAGAAAATAAAGATACTGAATTTTTAAATGAAATTAAGAAAGATTTGGAAATTCTGAATAAAATTGGTGTAGATGTAGTTGCTATTCCTTGTAATACAAGTCATTATTTTTATGATGAATTTAAAAACTTCGCAAATTTAAAAATTATAAATATGATTGAAGAAACAATTTTAGAAATAAAAAGAAGAGGAATAAAAAAAGTCGCAGTCTTTGGAACACTTGGAACACTAAATTCAAAAGTTTATAATAAATATGCAGAAGAAAATGGAATAGAAGTAAAAGAATTGTCCATAGAAGATAAGAAAACTGTTATGGATATTATTTACAAGATTAAAGAAACAAATAATTTAGAGAATAAAGAATTTGTAGAAATTCTAAATAAATACTGTGATAACGAAACTATTGGAATAATAGCTTGTACTGAACTTAGTCTTTTGGATATATGTAAAAATATAAATACGATTGATGCTTTGGATGTTCTCGTAAATAAGAGTATTGAATACAGTGGAGCAAAGATTAAAAAATAA